TACTGTTAGTGACTGTCCTCTGTCGCCACTGACTGAATCCACGAATCTGATTTTCTGCAACATTCAGACATggagctcatttaggagaagaaaaactctgatcccaaacctccgctgccttgtggctctacccagtcatggggaaggcttcagaagtAATCTCCTGCATGGTCAGCGGCTTACTCACCATGTTGTACTGGCTTGCTTATGACATTGACAGCTGGAACACCACAAGCAATGGACGGCTCTGGGGAAGAGTCTCTACCTTCACCTGTtcttgagagtgaccactgtgtACGCCCCCTGTCCCTGCCCCTGTGAACGCCACCTGTCCCTGACCCTGTGAACGCCCCCTGTGTACACCCCGTCCCTGCCCCGAGAATGCCCCCTGTCCCTGCCCCTGTGTACGCCGCCTGTCCCTGCCACTGTGTACGCCGCCTGTCCCTGCCACTGTGTATGCCCCCTGTCCCTGCACCTGTTAATGCCCCCTGTCCCTGCCCCTGTGAACGCCCCCGTCCTTGCCCCTGTGAATGCCCCCATCCCTGCCCCTGTGTACACCCCCCATCCCTGGCCCTGTGTACACTCCCTATCCCTGCCCCGTGTACGTCCCTGTCTGTGCCCCTGTGAATGCCCCCtgtccctgcccctgcccctgtgAACGCCCCCTGTCCCTGCCCCTGTGTACGCCCCCGTCCCTACCCCTGTGAACACCCCCTGTCCCTGCCCCTGTGTACGCCCCCTGTCCCTGCCCCTGTGAACACCCCCTGTGTACACCCCCCGTCCCTGCTCCTGTGTACGCCCCCATCCCTGCCCCTGTGTACGCCCCCGTCCCTGCCCCTGTGTACCCCCCCTGTCCCTGCCCCTGTGAACGCCCCCTGTGTACACCCCCCATCCCTGCCCCTGTGTACGCCCCCATCCCTGCCCCTGTGTACGCCCCCGTCCCTGCCCCTGTGTACaccccctgtccctgtccctgtgtaCGCCCCCGTCCCTGCCCCTGTGTACGCCCCCTGTCCCTGCCCCTGTGAACGCCCCCTGTGTACACTCCCCATCCCTGCCCCTGTGTACGTCCCCGTCCCTGCCCCTGTGTACACccactgtccctgtccctgtgtaCGCCCCCCGTCCCTGCCCCTGTGAAAGCCCCCTGTCCCTGCCCCTGTGAACGCCCCCTGTGTACACCCCCCATCCCTGCCCCTGTGTACGCCCCCGTCCCTGCCCCTGTGTACGTCCCCCGTCCCTGCCCCTGTGTACGCCCCCTGTCCCTGCCCCTGTGAACGCCCCCTGTTTACACCCCCTGTTACTGCCCCGAGAATGCCCCCTGTCCCTGCCCCTGTGTATGCCGCCTGTCCCTGCCCCCTGTGCACGTCCCCCGTCCCTGCCCCTGTGAACGCCCCCGTCGCTGTCCCTGTGTACGCCCCCTGTCCCTGCCCCTGTGAACGCCCCCTGTGTACACCCCCCGTCCCTGCCCCTGTGTACGCCCCCATCCCTGCCCCTGTGTACGCCCCCGTCCCTGCCCCTGTGTACaccccctgtccctgtccctgtgtaCGCCCCCATCCCTGCCCCTGTGTACGCCCCCTGTCCCTGCCCCTGTGAACGCCCCCTGTGTACACCCCCCGTCCCTGCCCCTATGTACGCCCCTGTCCCTGCCCCTGTGTACGCCCCCTGTCCCTGCCCCTGTGAACGCCCCCTGTGTACACCCCCCATCCCTGCCCCTGTGTACGTCCCCATCCCTGCCCCTGTGTACACCCCCGTCCCTGCCCCTGTGAAAGccccctgtccctgctcctgtgaACGCCCCCTGTGTACACCCCCCATCCCTGCCCCTGTGTACGCCCCCGTCCCTGCCCCTGTGTACGTCCCCCGTCCCTGCCCCTGTGTACGCCCCCTGTCCCTGCCCCTGTGAACGCCACCTGTCCCTTTCTCTGTGTACGCCCCCGTCCCTGCCCCTGTGTACGCCCCCTGTCCCTGCCCCTGTGTACACCCCCTGTCCCTGCCCCTGTGAACGCCCCCTGTTTACACCCCCTGTTACTGCCCCGAGAATGCCCCCTGTCCCTGCCCCTGTGTATGCCGCCTGTCCCTGCCCCCTGTTTACGTCCCCCGTCCCTGCCCCTGTGAACGCCCCCGTCGCTGTCCCTGTGTACGCCCCCTGTTCCTGCCCCTGTGAACACCCCCTGTGTACACCCCCCGTCCCTGCCCCTGTGTACACCCCCGTCCCTGCCCCTGTGTACGCCCCCGTCCCTGCCCCTGTGTACACCCCCTATCCCTGTCCCTGTGTACGCCCCCGTCCCTGCCCCTGTGTACGCCCCCTGTCCCTGCCCCTGTGAACGCcacctgtccctgtccctgtgtacaccccctgtccctgtccctgtgtaCACCCCCCGTCCCTGCCCCTGTGTACGCCCCCGTCCCTGCCCCAGTGTACGTCCCCCGTCCCTGCCCCTGTGAACGCCCCCTGTGTACACCCTCTGTTACTGCCCCGAGAATgccccctgtccctgtccctgtgtaCGCCCCCTGTCCCTGCCCCTGTGAACACCCCCTGTCCCTGCCCCTGTGAACGCTCCCTGTGTACACCCTCTGTTACTGCCCCGAGAATACCCCCGTGCCTACCCCTGTGATCACCCGCTGTCCCTGCCCCTGTGAACACCCCCTGTCCCTGCCCCTGTGAACGCCCCCTGTGTACACCCCCTATCCCTGCCCCTGTGTACGCCCCCCTCCCTGCCCCTGTGTACGCCCCCTGTCCCTGCCCCTGTGAACGCCCCCTGTGTACACCCCCCGTCCCTGCCCCTGTGTACGCCCCTGTCCCTGCCCCTGTGTACACCCCCCGTCCCTGTCCCTGTGTACACCCCCCGTCCCTGCCCCTGTGTACGCCCCCGTCTCTGCCCCTGTGTACACCCCCCGTCCCTGCCCCTGTGTACGCCCCCTGTCCCTGCCCCTGTGAACGCCCCCTGTGTACACCCCCTGTCCCTGCCCTGAGAATGCACCCTGTCCCTGCCCCTGTGAACGCCCCCGTCCCTGCCCCTGTGAATGCCCCTATCCCTGCCCCTGTGTACGCCCGTCTGTGCCCCTGTGAATGCCCCCTATACCTGCCCCTGCCCCTGTGAACGCCCCCtgtccctgcccctgcccctgtgAACGCCCCTGTCCCTGCCCCTGTGTACGCCGCCTGTCCCTGCCCCTGTGTACTCCCCCTGTCCCTGCCCCTGTGAACGCCCCCTGTGAACGCTGCCTGTCCCTGCCCCGAGAATGCCCCCTGTCCCTGCCCCTGTGTACGCACCCGTCCCTGCCCCTGTGTACGCCCCCTGTCCCTGCCCCTGTGAACGCCGCCTGTCCCTGCCCCTGTGTATGCCCCCTGTCCCTGCCCCTGTGAACACCCCCTGTCCCTGCCCCTGTGTACGCCCCCTGTGTCTGCCCCTGTGAACGCCCCCGTCCCTGCCCCTGTGAACGCCCCCTGCGAACGCTGCCTGTCCCTGCCCCGAGAATGCCCCCTGTCCCTGCCCCTGTGTACGCACCCGTCCCTGCCCCTGTGTACGCCCCCTGTCCCTGCCCCTGTGTACGTCCCCCATCCCTGCCCCTGTGAACGCCTTCTGCCCCTGCCCCTGAGAATGCCTCCTGTCCCTGCCCCTGCCCCAGTGAGCGTTTGCCACGTGGTAGACTCAGAGCCTGGTGAGATACACTGCACGGTGGACAGGGTTAGTGGGGAAATCAAGGATggagatcaactttattcaccacattCCTTCACATGTGTTAGGAGTTTGCTGCGGTGAGTTGGTTagggcatgacatgcaacaagGAGCAACATAAAACcattataaaaattaaataattgtataaaatataaagttagaggttaaccacggatatagaataaaatgtgcattaaTGCATGTATTTACAAAGTAAACAGCATTTTAAACAATGGTTTAAAGTTTTTTCAGTGCAGTGACGGGGGTAAGAGATAGACAGGTTGGtgagctaactagaatggttgatcaggttAACTGACGGGGCAAGAAACTTTTAAGCTGGCATGaagtttgttttaatagccctagaGGGCAGCTTTtgggaaaggcagtttgcagggtgggtggtgtctgcaatgatttttcctgcccccTGTTTGTCCCGGACACGTACAAGTCCGGCAGTGATGGTCGACTGCAGCCAATGGCCTTTTCGGCGgacctgacagttcactgtagttttcGTACATTGTGAGAGCGAAGAGGACAGTAATGGCCGATCGAGGATGCACACTATGATGCCAGTGTCGGATTGTACCCGGATGTTCTGGGGAAGGTAGACTAGAAACacatcctctgctgagccttttagTTAATGAAGGAAATATGGTCCTCCCACATGAGCTCCTGTGAAATAGAACCCCTGATCTCCCCAGAGGAGGCAGAagattaaggtgagaggagaaagatttaaaagtgtCCTGAGGGGCAAATTCTTCACCCGGAGTGTGGTGTgtacgtggaatgagctgcctcgGAAGAGGTGGAGGTGGCTACATTCAGAGGGTAGGAAAGGTTAAGAGAGGTGTGGGGCCAAACGTGTGGAGATGGGGCTAACACACACCCAACTCGGTCAGCATAgacgagatgggccaaaggaccagttTTCATGGTTCTGTGCTTCTGGCTTTCAGGCAtcttcctccctcctttccagtcctgatgaagggcctcggcccgtaacatcgactgtttgttcccctccattgatgctgcctgacctgctgagctcctccagcattttgtgtgtggtgctcaggatttccagcatctgcaaactctcATGCATTTGTGTTCCTATGTCTATGCGTCTGTCACGGTGAGGAGATGGGCTGTGTACACAAGGTGAGCTGTGTGTTTGTTGTCTCTGAACCAGGCAGGGTGGTGATAGAGCCAAACGAAACAACCGCACACATGTACACACCAAACAAAACCACTGTACCGTGTACACCAAACGAAACAACTGCACACATGTACAACACCAAACGAAACAACTGTACATGTGTACACACCGAATGAAACAACTGTACAcgtgtataccaccaaacgaaacaactgTACACACGTACAACACCAAACGAAACAACTGTACACGTGTACAACACCAAACGAAACGACCGTACACATGTACACACCAAACGAAACGACCGTACACGTATACATACCAAATGAAACAACCTTatgcatgtataccaccaaactaAACAACTATACACGTGTAcaacaccaaatgaaacaactgtACACGTGTACACACCAAACGAAACAACCGTACACGTATACACGCCAAACGAAACAACCTTatgcatgtataccaccaaagtAAACAACTATACACGTGTacaactccaaatgaaataaccGTACACGTGTACACACCAAATGAAATGACTGTACATGTGTACACACCAAACGAAACAACTGTACACGTGTACAACACCAAATGAACAACCTTATGCATGTACAACACAAATGAAagaaccgtacacatgtataccaccaaacgaaacaattgTACATGTGTACAGcaccaaacgaaacaaccttATGCATGTACACGttgtacaacatagaacatagaacagtacaacacagtacaggcccttcggcccacaatgttgtgccaaaccttaaatcctacctcccatataaccccccatcttaaattccttcGTATACCTGTCCACTAgtgtcttaaatttcactagtgtatctgcctccaccactgactcaggcagtgtattccacacaccaaccactctctgagtaaaaaaccttcctctaatatcccccttgaacttcccaccccttaccttaaagccatgtcctcttgtattgagcagtggtgccctggggaagaggctctggctgtccactttatctattcctcttaatatcttgtacacctctatcatgtctcctcttatcctctttctctccagacAGTAAaaccttagctcccttaatctctgatcataatgcatactctctaaaccaggcagcattctggtaaatctctgtaccctttccaatgcttccacatccttccatatagtgaggcgaccagaactggacacagtactccaagtgtggcctaaccagagttttatagagctgcatcattacatcgcgactcttaaactctatccctcgacttatgaaagctaacactccataagatttcttaactaccctatctacctgtgtggcaactttcagggatctgtggacatgtacccccagatccctctgctcctccacactaccaaatatcctgccatttactctgccttggagtttgtccttccaaagtgtaccacctcacacttctccgggttcaactccatctgccacttctcagcccacttctgcatcctatcaatgtctctctgcaattttcgacaatcctctacactatccacaacaccaccaacttttgtgtcgtttgcaaacttgccaacccacccttctaccccaacatccaggtcgttaataaaaatcacaaaaagtagaggtcccagaattgatccttgtggaacacctctagtcacaaccctccaatatgaatgtactccctccaccacgaccctctgccttctgtaggcaagcctattctgaatccacctggccaaacttccctgggtcccatgccttctgactttttgaataagtctaccatgtggaaccttgtcaaatgccttactaaagtccatatagatcacattcactgcactaccctcatctatatgcctggtcacctcatcaaagaactcttatcaggcttgttagagacaatctgcccttcacaaagccatgctgactgtccctgatcagaccatgattctctaaatgcccagagatcctatctctaagaatcttttccagcagttttcccaccacagacgtaaggctcactggtctataattacccggactatccctactaccttttctgaacaaagggacaactttcgcctccctccaatcctctggtaccattcccatggaaaacaaggacgtaaagatcctagccagaggctcagcaatctcttccttcacctagtggagcagcctggggaatattctgtcaggccctggggacttatccgtcctaatgttttttaacaactccaacacctcctctgccttaatatcaacatgctccagaacatcaacctcactcatattgtcctcaccatcatcaagttccctctcattgttgaataccgaagagaagtattcattgaggacctcgctcacttccacagcctccaggcacatcttcccatctttatctctaatcggtcctaccttcactcccatcatccttttgttcttcacataattgaagaatgccttggggttttcctttaccctactcgccaaggccttctcatgcccctttcttgctcttctcagccccttcttaagcttctttcttgcttccctatattcctcaatagtcccatctgatccttgcttcctaaacctcatgtatgctgccttcttccacctgactagattttccacctcacttgtcaaccatggttccttcaccctaccattctttatcttcctcaccgggacaaatttattcctaacatcctgcaagagctccctaaacatcgaccacatgtccatagtacatttccctgcaagaacatcatcccaattcacatccacaagttctagccttatagcctcataatttgcccttccccaattaaaaattttcctgtcctctctgattccatccttttccatgataatgctaaaggccagggagcggtggtcacccagaagctcacccactgagagacctgtgacctgacccggtcattacctaatactagatttagtatggcattcccccagtcagcctgtcaacaAACTGTgataggaatccgtcctggacacacttcacaaactctgccccatctaaaccattggaactaatcaggtgccaatcaatattagggaagttaaagtcacccatgataacaaccctgttatttttgcacctttccaaaatctgcctcccaatctgctcctctgtatctctgctgctaccagggggcctatagaatactcccaatagagtaactgctcccttcctgttcctgacttccacccatactgattcaaaataggatcctgctacattacccaccctttctgtagctgtaatagtatccttgaccagtaatgccacccctcctccccattcccccccccccaatcccttttaaagcactgaaatccaggaatattgagaatccattcctgccctggtgccaaccaagtctctgtaatggccactacatcataattccatgtatgtatccaagctctcagttcatcacctttgtttctgatgcttcttgcattgaagtacacgcaccatagcccttctaccttaccacctttacaccatttattctgcttctctttcctcaaagcctctttatatgttcgatctggctttactctatgcactatacttgcagttctcgcatgacctttatcctcctccacctcactctctgCTCTAACTTtatggttcccctccccctgcaaatctagtttaaacccctggagcagcactagcaaaccttcccgcaaggatgttagtccccctccagttcaggtacaacccgtcccgtcagaacaggtcccatcttctttggaacaaggcccaattgtccagaaacatgaagccctccttcctgcatcaactccttagccatgtattccactgcattatcttcctatttctagcctcactagcacatggcacaggtagcaattctgagattgcaaccctggaggtcctgtccttcaactttgcacctaactccctaaactctctttgcaggacctcctccttcaccaatatccacgtcattggtccctacatggaccacgacatctggctgctcaccctccctcttgagaatactgagaactcgatccgagatatcgtggaccctggcaccagggaggcaacagaccatccaggattctcaatctcttccacagaacctcttatctgtccccctaactatcaaatcccctatcactactgctctcctcttttccctccttcccttctgagctgagggtccaatctcggtgccagagacgcaaccactgcaacttgtccctggtaggtcatccccaccaacagtatccaaaacgatgtacttattattggtgggaatggccacaggggtgctctgctcattctgtctattccccttaccTCTCCTGGCAGTcatccagctacctgtctcctgactcttaggggtgactatctccctgtaactcctgtgtatgtttgcctctgcctcccgaatgatccaaagttcatccagctccagccaATCAAagcaaccgtacacatgtataccaccaaaaataaacaaccatatacatgtataccaccgaATGAaacaaccgtacacatgtataccaccaaaaaAAACAaccgtatacatgtataccaccgaATGAAACAACCGTACACGTGTATAACGCCAAACGAAACAAtcgtatacatgtataccaccgaATGAAACAACAGTACACGTGTATAACACCAAACGAAACAAtcgtatacatgtataccaccaaatgaaacaaccgTACACGTGTATAACACCAAACGAAACAaccgtatacatgtataccaccgaATGAAACAACCGTACACGTGTATACCACCAAAAATAAACAaccgtatacatgtataccaccgaATGAAACAACCGTACACGTGTATAACGCCAAACGAAACAAtcgtatacatgtataccaccgaATGAAACAACCGTACACGTGTATAACGCCAAACGAAACAAtcgtatacatgtataccaccgaATGAAACAACCGTACACGTGTATAACGCCAAACGAAACAaccgtatacatgtataccaccgaATGAAACAACCGTACACGTGTATAACGCCAAACAAAACAaccgtatacatgtataccaccgaATGAAACAACCGTACACGTGTATAACGCCAAAAAAAACAaccgtatacatgtataccactgAATGAAACAATCGTACACGTGTATAATGCCAAACGAAACAAtcgtatacatgtataccaccgaATGAAACAACCGTACACGTGTATAACGCCAAACAAAACAACCGTACATACGTAtaccgccaaacaaaacaactGTACATACGTAtaccgccaaacaaaacaaccGCACACGTGTACACCACCAAACGAAACAGTACTTGTGTATAACACCAAATGAAACCACCGTTCACGTGTATAATACCTAACAACGCAATTGTACATGTGTGCAACACCTAACGAAACAATCATACACATGTGTAACACTAAATGGAACAACCATACACGTGTATACCAACTAACAAAACAACCGTACGTGTGTAtaacaccaaatgaaacaaccgTGCACATGTACACCACCAAATGAAACCACTGTACATGTGTACAACACTAAATGAAACAACCATGCCCGCGTATAGCGCCAAACAAAACAACCGTACACGTGTATaaaaccaaacgaaacaacgttgcTCCAaaccaaggtacacaacacagtataTGTATCTTACACACATAACACCTAAAGTAATATTAtcataaataaattagcaaataataaggtgcatttacaacacaagttaaaaaaaagtctaaccGTACT
The DNA window shown above is from Mobula hypostoma chromosome 18, sMobHyp1.1, whole genome shotgun sequence and carries:
- the LOC134358133 gene encoding LOW QUALITY PROTEIN: uncharacterized protein LOC134358133 (The sequence of the model RefSeq protein was modified relative to this genomic sequence to represent the inferred CDS: inserted 3 bases in 2 codons), translated to PAPVYAPIPAPVYAPVPAPVYPPCPCPCERPLCTPPIPAPVYAPIPAPVYAPVPAPVYTXPVPVPVYAPVPAPVYAPCPCPCERPLCTLPIPAPVYVPVPAPVYTHCPCPCXTPPVPAPVKAPCPCPCERPLCTPPIPAPVYAPVPAPVYVPRPCPCVRPLSLPL